From Lagopus muta isolate bLagMut1 chromosome 28, bLagMut1 primary, whole genome shotgun sequence, a single genomic window includes:
- the LOC125685497 gene encoding guanylate-binding protein 1-like has product MVQHGGPNATPCPPGSNGCCHPAVALSPISASCSTFTNSETPRRFHFGAARGFLGKHRKRRLRAGRGASCSVADSSKTMEATVPPMSAPLCLVHNQDCKLSLNPAALAVLRGTTQPVVVVAIIGLPRTGKSFLMKRMAQKCTSSPLGSAVQKQTEGIWMWCLPHPCKPGVTLVLLDTEGLGNPCSDDIHNNTWIFTLALLLSSTLVYNSMRTDILTMLEGLSLLTDLKNYVRVRAQADGTEWPEDEFARVFPDFVWVVRDFKPQEGERPFIVDQILLPWNRLILQKEKIKVQICLRNFFPHHKTFVLERPAANRDLAQLELLQEDQLRPRFRQQEEAFCRHIWKEAPVKVLLNSSPVTGRTLVRLVEAYMAAISTGSVLCVESVHTAVTEAEHKAAVEAAVAKYQRGMEQDLVLPTASLDALMAAHQDWKKRAIAFFLSQALDGTEQHDQALLMDKLEAAKEEFCRRNEAASQQRCQAVLRELWGDMELRVQRGDYVAPGGIRLFQKDLKCMQEEYKRRPDKGIKEEEVLEKFLRVKGLEMIEMWLEGVDRQCKEVLAEARAATQAVEKQVEEHKQKMVQLTKMWVVKEMLELRVHSLEEQQKETLAEVSAAKKAVEKQLEEQQQQQKVMLAEVTAVMKAVEKQLEERWQQWAQQLQEEQSLVLSQRLEELEVRLQEGGAEAAALQQVELMQEEEQAVPSWRSTLLKFLDKVVVPILIRVVNSVVNNAA; this is encoded by the exons ATGGTGCAGCACGGTGGTCCCAATGCTACTCCTTGCCCCCCCGGGAGCAATGGGTGTTGTCACCCAGCTGTGGCTCTTTCCCCTATCAGTGCTTCATGCAGTACATTCACTAATAGTGAAACACCCAGGCGTTTTCACTTTGGGGCAGCGCGGGGTTTTCTGGGAAAGCACAGGAAGCGGCGGCTGAGGGCGGGCCGGGGGGCTTCCTGTTCTGttgcagacagcagcaaaaCCATGGAGGCCACCGTGCCCCCAATGTCAGCTCCGCTCTGCCTGGTGCACAACCAGGACTGCAAGCTGTCCCTCAACCCCGCAGCGCTGGCAGTTCTGCGCGGCACCACTCAGccagtggtggtggtggccaTCATTGGGCTTCCTAGAACTGGGAAGTCCTTCCTGATGAAGCGGATGGCACAGAAGTGCACCA GCTCCCCACTGGGCAGTGCGGTGCAGAAGCAAACAGAGGGCATTTGGATGTGGTGTCTGCCGCACCCGTGCAAACCTGGTGTGAcgctggtgctgctggacacCGAGGGGCTGGGAAACCCCTGCAGT GATGACATCCACAACAACACCTGGATCTTCACGTTGGcgctgctgctttccagcaccCTGGTTTACAACAGCATGCGCACCGACATCCTCACGATGCTGGAGGGCTTGAG TTTGCTGACAGATCTGAAGAATTACGTGCGTGTGCGAGCGCAGGCGGACGGCACAGAGTGGCCAGAAGATGAGTTTGCCCGTGTCTTCCCTGACTTTGTCTGGGTCGTGCGTGACTTCAAGCCGCAGGAGGGCGAGCGGCCCTTCATCGTGGATCAGATACTGCTCCCATGGAACA GGCTCATTctacaaaaggagaaaatcaaGGTGCAGATCTGCCTACGCAACTTCTTCCCCCACCACAAGACATTCGTGCTGGAGCGGCCAGCAGCCAACAGGGAcctggcacagctggagctgctgcaggaggatcAGCTACGGCCACGCTTCAGACAACAGGAGGAGGCCTTCTGCCGGCACATCTGGAAAGAGGCGCCAGTGAAGGTGCTGCTGAACAGCAGCCCGGTGACAGGCAGAA CGCTGGTGCGCCTGGTGGAGGCTTACATGGCAGCCATCAGCACCGGCTCCGTGCTCTGTGTGGAGAGCGTGCACACGGCGGTGACAGAAGCTGAGCACAAGGCGGCGGTGGAGGCGGCGGTGGCCAAATACCAGCGGGGCATGGAGCAGGACCTGGTGCTGCCCACGGCTTCGCTCGACGCGCTGATGGCCGCGCACCAGGACTGGAAGAAACGCGCCATCGCCTTCTTCCTGTCCCAAGCCCTTGACGGCACCGAGCAGCATGACCAGGCACTGCTGATG GACAAACTGGAGGCGGCCAAGGAGGAGTTCTGCCGGCGCAACGAGGCAGCGTCGCAGCAGCGATGCCAGGcggtgctgagggagctgtggggGGACATGGAGCTCCGCGTGCAGCGTGGGGACTACGTGGCACCGGGGGGGATACGGCTGTTCCAGAAGGACCTGAAGTGTATGCAGGAGGAGTACAAGAGGAGGCCCGACAAGGGCATCAAG gaggaggaggtgctggAGAAGTTCCTGCGAGTGAAGGGACTGGAGATGATCGAGATGTGGCTGGAAGGGGTGGACCGGCAGTGTAAGGAGGTGCTGGCTGAGGCGAGAGCTGCAACGCAGGCTGTGGAGAAGCAGGTGGAGGAGCACAAGCAGAAGATGGTGCAGTTGACCAAGATGTGGGTCGTCAAGGAGATGCTGGAGCTGCGGGTCCACAGtttggaggagcagcagaaagaaacgTTGGCTGAGGTGTCTGCAGCCAAGAAGGCGgtggagaagcagctggaggagcagcagcagcagcagaaagtgaTGTTGGCTGAGGTGACAGCAGTCATGAAGGCTGtggagaagcagctggaagagCGCTGGCAGCAGTGGgcgcagcagctgcaggaggagcagagcctcGTGCTGTCTCAACGCCTGGAG GAGCTGGAGGTTCGGCTGCAGGAAGGTGGAGCTGAGGCGGCAGCGCTGCAGCAGGTGGAGCTgatgcaggaggaggagcaggcagtgccTTCCTGGCGCTCCACGCTCTTGAAATTCCTGGACAAAGTGGTCGTGCCCATCCTGATCAGAGTCGTCAACAGTGTGGTGAACAACGCCGCCTAA
- the CSAD gene encoding cysteine sulfinic acid decarboxylase isoform X1: MAEHGELERPAVDGAAGEEFLRAAFEVLLEEAVRRGTDAAQKVCEWKEPQELRELLDLELRSRGEPAGRLLERCRDVIRYSVKTCHPRFFNQLFSGLDHHALAGRLLTETLNTSQYTYEIAPVFVLMEEVVLAKLRELVGWNSGDGIFCPGGSISNMYAMNVARFQRFPESRQQGGRALPRLVLFASEECHYSIQKGAAFLGIGTDNVVLVRADERGKMIPKELEKEIERAKSEGAVPFFVSATSGTTVLGAFDPLGPVADVCQRHGLWLHVDAAWGGSALLSRKHRHLLAGIERADSVAWNPHKMLTVGLQCSAFLLRDDSGLLQRCHGTGATYLFQADKFYDVTFDTGDKTVQCGRRVDCFKLWLLWKAVGTEGLEQRVDRAFACTRYLTAEVKRRDGFQLVLEPEFLNLCFWFVPPSLRGRQGCADFGPRLGKVAPAIKERMMKEGSMMVGYQPHGARPNFFRQIITSPAVTRADLDFFLDEIERLGRDL; encoded by the exons ATGGCGGAGCACGGCGAGCTGGAGCGGCCGGCGGTGGACGGGGCGGCCGGGGAGGAATTCCTGCGTGCTGCCTttgaggtgctgctggaggaggcgGTCAGGAGAGGCACGGACGCGGCTCAGAAG GTCTGTGAATGGAAGGAGCCCCAGGAGCTGCGGGAGCTGCTGGACCTGGAGCTGCGGAGCCGCGGGGAGCCGGCGGGCCGCCTGCTGGAGCGCTGCCGGGACGTCATCCGCTACAGCGTGAAGACCT GCCACCCTCGCTTCTTCAACCAGCTCTTCTCAGGCCTGGACCACCACGCTCTGGCTGGACGCCTGCTCACCGAGACCCTCAACACCAGCCA GTACACCTATGAGATCGCCCCGGTGTTTGTGCTGATGGAGGAGGTGGTGCTGgccaagctgagagagctggtggGCTGGAACAGCGGCGACGGCATCTTCTGCCCCG GGGGCTCCATCTCCAACATGTACGCCATGAACGTGGCCCGCTTCCAGCGCTTCCCCGAGAGCCGTCAGCAGGGCGGCCGGGCGCTGCCACGCCTGGTGCTCTTTGCCTCAGAGGAG TGCCACTACTCCATCCAGAAAGGAGCCGCCTTCCTGGGCATCGGCACTGACAACGTCGTCCTGGTGCGTGCAGATGAGAG GGGGAAGATGATCCCCaaggagctggagaaggagaTCGAGAGGGCGAAAAGTGAG GGTGCCGTGCCATTCTTTGTCAGCGCCACCTCTGGCACCACCGTGCTGGGCGCCTTCGACCCGCTGGGCCCGGTGGCAGACGTGTGCCAGCGCCACGGCCTGTGGCTGCACGTGGAT gCCGCCTGGGGTGGGAGCGCGCTGCTCTCCAGGAAGCATCGGCACCTCCTGGCCGGCATCGAGAG GGCTGATTCGGTGGCTTGGAACCCCCACAAGATGCTGACGGTGGGGCTGCAGTGCTCGGCCTTCCTGCTCCGAGATGACTCT gggctgctgcagcGCTGCCACGGGACGGGCGCCACGTACCTCTTCCAGGCTGACAAATTCTACGACGTGACGTTCGACACCGGGGACAAGACGGTGCAGTGCGGCCGCCGCGTCGACTGCTTCAAGCTCTGGCTGCTCTGGAAGGCGGTGGGGACCGAAGGGCTGGAGCAGCGCGTGGACAGAGCCTTCGCCTGCACCCG CTACTTGACCGCGGAAGTGAAGAGACGCGACGGCTtccagctggtgctggag CCCGAATTCCTCAACCTCTGCTTCTGGTTTGTGCCCCCCAGCCTGCGGGGCCGACAGGGCTGCGCTGATTTCGGGCCTCGTTTGGGGAAG GTGGCCCCCGCCATCAAGGAGAGGATGATGAAGGAGGGCTCCATGATGGTGGGCTACCAGCCCCATGGCGCCAGGCCCAACTTCTTCCGGCAGATCATCACCAGCCCTGCTGTCACCAGGGCTGACCTCGACTTCTTCCTGGATGAGATCGAGCGGCTCGGACGTGACCTGTAG
- the CSAD gene encoding cysteine sulfinic acid decarboxylase isoform X2 translates to MEEVVLAKLRELVGWNSGDGIFCPGGSISNMYAMNVARFQRFPESRQQGGRALPRLVLFASEECHYSIQKGAAFLGIGTDNVVLVRADERGKMIPKELEKEIERAKSEGAVPFFVSATSGTTVLGAFDPLGPVADVCQRHGLWLHVDAAWGGSALLSRKHRHLLAGIERADSVAWNPHKMLTVGLQCSAFLLRDDSGLLQRCHGTGATYLFQADKFYDVTFDTGDKTVQCGRRVDCFKLWLLWKAVGTEGLEQRVDRAFACTRYLTAEVKRRDGFQLVLEPEFLNLCFWFVPPSLRGRQGCADFGPRLGKVAPAIKERMMKEGSMMVGYQPHGARPNFFRQIITSPAVTRADLDFFLDEIERLGRDL, encoded by the exons ATGGAGGAGGTGGTGCTGgccaagctgagagagctggtggGCTGGAACAGCGGCGACGGCATCTTCTGCCCCG GGGGCTCCATCTCCAACATGTACGCCATGAACGTGGCCCGCTTCCAGCGCTTCCCCGAGAGCCGTCAGCAGGGCGGCCGGGCGCTGCCACGCCTGGTGCTCTTTGCCTCAGAGGAG TGCCACTACTCCATCCAGAAAGGAGCCGCCTTCCTGGGCATCGGCACTGACAACGTCGTCCTGGTGCGTGCAGATGAGAG GGGGAAGATGATCCCCaaggagctggagaaggagaTCGAGAGGGCGAAAAGTGAG GGTGCCGTGCCATTCTTTGTCAGCGCCACCTCTGGCACCACCGTGCTGGGCGCCTTCGACCCGCTGGGCCCGGTGGCAGACGTGTGCCAGCGCCACGGCCTGTGGCTGCACGTGGAT gCCGCCTGGGGTGGGAGCGCGCTGCTCTCCAGGAAGCATCGGCACCTCCTGGCCGGCATCGAGAG GGCTGATTCGGTGGCTTGGAACCCCCACAAGATGCTGACGGTGGGGCTGCAGTGCTCGGCCTTCCTGCTCCGAGATGACTCT gggctgctgcagcGCTGCCACGGGACGGGCGCCACGTACCTCTTCCAGGCTGACAAATTCTACGACGTGACGTTCGACACCGGGGACAAGACGGTGCAGTGCGGCCGCCGCGTCGACTGCTTCAAGCTCTGGCTGCTCTGGAAGGCGGTGGGGACCGAAGGGCTGGAGCAGCGCGTGGACAGAGCCTTCGCCTGCACCCG CTACTTGACCGCGGAAGTGAAGAGACGCGACGGCTtccagctggtgctggag CCCGAATTCCTCAACCTCTGCTTCTGGTTTGTGCCCCCCAGCCTGCGGGGCCGACAGGGCTGCGCTGATTTCGGGCCTCGTTTGGGGAAG GTGGCCCCCGCCATCAAGGAGAGGATGATGAAGGAGGGCTCCATGATGGTGGGCTACCAGCCCCATGGCGCCAGGCCCAACTTCTTCCGGCAGATCATCACCAGCCCTGCTGTCACCAGGGCTGACCTCGACTTCTTCCTGGATGAGATCGAGCGGCTCGGACGTGACCTGTAG
- the CSAD gene encoding cysteine sulfinic acid decarboxylase isoform X3 — MIPKELEKEIERAKSEGAVPFFVSATSGTTVLGAFDPLGPVADVCQRHGLWLHVDAAWGGSALLSRKHRHLLAGIERADSVAWNPHKMLTVGLQCSAFLLRDDSGLLQRCHGTGATYLFQADKFYDVTFDTGDKTVQCGRRVDCFKLWLLWKAVGTEGLEQRVDRAFACTRYLTAEVKRRDGFQLVLEPEFLNLCFWFVPPSLRGRQGCADFGPRLGKVAPAIKERMMKEGSMMVGYQPHGARPNFFRQIITSPAVTRADLDFFLDEIERLGRDL; from the exons ATGATCCCCaaggagctggagaaggagaTCGAGAGGGCGAAAAGTGAG GGTGCCGTGCCATTCTTTGTCAGCGCCACCTCTGGCACCACCGTGCTGGGCGCCTTCGACCCGCTGGGCCCGGTGGCAGACGTGTGCCAGCGCCACGGCCTGTGGCTGCACGTGGAT gCCGCCTGGGGTGGGAGCGCGCTGCTCTCCAGGAAGCATCGGCACCTCCTGGCCGGCATCGAGAG GGCTGATTCGGTGGCTTGGAACCCCCACAAGATGCTGACGGTGGGGCTGCAGTGCTCGGCCTTCCTGCTCCGAGATGACTCT gggctgctgcagcGCTGCCACGGGACGGGCGCCACGTACCTCTTCCAGGCTGACAAATTCTACGACGTGACGTTCGACACCGGGGACAAGACGGTGCAGTGCGGCCGCCGCGTCGACTGCTTCAAGCTCTGGCTGCTCTGGAAGGCGGTGGGGACCGAAGGGCTGGAGCAGCGCGTGGACAGAGCCTTCGCCTGCACCCG CTACTTGACCGCGGAAGTGAAGAGACGCGACGGCTtccagctggtgctggag CCCGAATTCCTCAACCTCTGCTTCTGGTTTGTGCCCCCCAGCCTGCGGGGCCGACAGGGCTGCGCTGATTTCGGGCCTCGTTTGGGGAAG GTGGCCCCCGCCATCAAGGAGAGGATGATGAAGGAGGGCTCCATGATGGTGGGCTACCAGCCCCATGGCGCCAGGCCCAACTTCTTCCGGCAGATCATCACCAGCCCTGCTGTCACCAGGGCTGACCTCGACTTCTTCCTGGATGAGATCGAGCGGCTCGGACGTGACCTGTAG
- the ZNF740 gene encoding LOW QUALITY PROTEIN: zinc finger protein 740 (The sequence of the model RefSeq protein was modified relative to this genomic sequence to represent the inferred CDS: inserted 1 base in 1 codon; deleted 1 base in 1 codon), which translates to IQASLLACEGLSGVCLVPTVASKKMMRSXSSKQAEGRERGSSPDVLALRQDGEKSRSRKEEETAEASQPKKSIKKVVVIKQNCSFQLRIHKNFICEQCCGAFRSSYHLKRHILIHTGEKPFECDVCDMRFIQKYHLERHKRVHSGEKPYQCERCMQSFSRTDRLLRHKRMCQGCQTKGPEAQLLL; encoded by the exons ATCCAGGCGAGCCTGCTGGCGTGCGAGGGGCTCTCCGGCGTCTGCCTGGTGCCCACGGTGGCCAGCAAGAAGATGATGCGAA AGAGCTCAAAGCAGGCGGAGGGCAGGGAAAGGGGCAGCAGCCCCGACGTGCTG GCACTGCGTCAGGATGGGGAGAAATCCCGCAGCCGAAAGGAGGAGGAGACGGCGGAGGCGTCGCAGCCCAAAAAGTCCATTAAGAAG GTGGTGGTGATCAAGCAGAACTGCTCCTTCCAGCTGAGGATCCACAAGAACTTCATCTGCGAGCAGTGCTGCGGGGCGTTCCGCAGCAGTTAC CACCTCAAGAGGCACATCCTCATCCACACCG GCGAGAAGCCCTTCGAGTGCGACGTGTGCGACATGCGCTTCATCCAGAAGTACCACCTGGAGCGCCACAAGCGCGTCCACAGCGGCGAGAAGCCCTACCAGTGCGAGCGCTGCATGCAG AGCTTCTCCCGCACAGACCGGCTGCTGCGACACAAGCGCATGTGCCAAGGCTGCCAGACCAAAGGCCCCGAGGcgcagctgctgctgtag
- the ITGB7 gene encoding LOW QUALITY PROTEIN: integrin beta-7 (The sequence of the model RefSeq protein was modified relative to this genomic sequence to represent the inferred CDS: inserted 1 base in 1 codon; deleted 9 bases in 8 codons) — MRCPGGRRGSRCECEGPEELEGGCRPENSTAPPLQREGRCVCGACRCPPGLSGRFCQCEEGACERHEGLPCGGEQRGECECGRCRCRPGFGGRGCGCPLARDGCVRDGIECSGNGRCECGRCRCRAGFVGTLCERWPNCAGSCVRLRDCADCAAYRAGVRCGGNCSHACNGTALRXLPPPAPPAPRCAGRRTPDGRLLVFLVGRGDGDYDEEGGDVAITVWAEEAPLLQSPLLVAVRGGGLVAAGLLLVAAWGRVSVELHDRREFRRFERERLRATWDQDNPLFRSATTTTVNPNYLGGDNGDGAAGTPQ, encoded by the exons ATGAG GTGCCCCGGTGGCCGCCGCGGCAGCCGCTGTGAATGCGAAGGGCCGGAGGAGTTGGAGGGGGGCTGCCGACCCGAGAACAGCACGGCGCCCCCCCTGCAGCGGGAGGGACGCTGCGTCTGCGGGGCTTGTCGCTGC CCCCCGGGGCTGAGCGGCCGCTTCTGCCAGTGCGAGGAGGGGGCGTGCGAGCGGCACGAGGGGCTGCCGTGCGGAG GAGAGCAGCGGGGAGAATGCGAGTGCGGGCGCTGCCGGTGCCGC CCGGGGTTCGGCGGCCGCGGTTGCGGGTGTCCCCTGGCGCGGGACGGC TGCGTGCGGGACGGCATCGAATGCAGCGGGAACGGACGCTGCGAGTGCGGGCGCTGCCGCTGCCGG GCTGGGTTCGTCGGGACGCTGTGCGAGCGCTGG CCGAACTGCGCCGGGAGCTGCGTGAGGCTGCG GGACTGCGCGGACTGCGCTGCCTATCGGGCGGGGGTCCGCTGCGGGGGGAACTGCAGCCACGCGTGCAACGGGACGGCGCTGC TGCTGCCCCCCCCCGCGCCCCCGGCGCCGCGCTGTGCCGGGAGGCGAACCCCCGACGGCCGCCTCCTCGTG TTCCTGGTGGGGCGCGGGGACGGGGACTACGACGAGGAAGGGGGGGACGTCGCCATCACCGTGTGGGCTGAGGAAG CCCCGCTGCTGCAGTCCCCGCTGCTGGTGGCGGTGAGG GGCGGCGGTCTGGTGGCGGcggggctgctgctggtggccgCGTGGGGCCGCGTCTCCGTGGAGCTTCACGACCGCCGCGAG TTCCGGCGCTTCGAGAGAGAGCGGCTCCGAGCCACGTGGGATCAG gaCAACCCTTTGTTCAGGAGCGCGACCACCACCACCGTCAACCCCAACTACCTCGGGGGTGACAACGGGGACGGCGCCGCCGGGACCCCGCAGTGA